In Sporolituus thermophilus DSM 23256, the following are encoded in one genomic region:
- a CDS encoding LysR family transcriptional regulator, whose amino-acid sequence MMEDRDWLILQVLYEQKNITKTAQALFISQPALTARLRHIEEEFGIKIAYRTSKGVHFTPQGEYLAKSSAEMLLKLRQIKENITNMDSTVSGTLRLGASNYFTMYMLPRLLKLFKEQYPNVEFKVVTTWSREVFNLVHNQEIHVGFVSSDYGWQDRRYLLFEEPICIASKDEINIKDLPKLPRISYQTDALIKAVIDKWWRENFSEPPLISMEVDKLATCKEMVINGLGYAIMPSIIVKAAKDLHKVILTDKEGQPLLRHAWMLYHEELLEMNIVKAFVSFVESIDFKKVILDQIK is encoded by the coding sequence ATGATGGAAGACCGGGACTGGCTTATATTACAAGTCCTTTATGAGCAAAAAAACATAACCAAGACCGCCCAGGCCTTGTTCATTTCCCAGCCGGCGCTAACCGCCCGGCTACGGCATATTGAAGAAGAGTTCGGCATAAAAATCGCATACCGCACGAGCAAGGGGGTTCACTTTACACCGCAAGGAGAATATCTGGCTAAATCTTCGGCGGAAATGCTGCTGAAACTCCGCCAAATAAAAGAAAATATAACGAATATGGACAGTACTGTTTCCGGTACGCTCCGCTTGGGGGCTTCAAACTATTTCACCATGTATATGCTCCCCCGCCTGTTAAAACTTTTTAAAGAGCAGTATCCGAATGTTGAGTTTAAGGTCGTTACTACCTGGAGCCGGGAAGTGTTTAATCTGGTTCATAACCAGGAGATACACGTCGGCTTTGTCAGCTCGGACTATGGTTGGCAGGACCGGCGCTACCTGCTGTTTGAGGAACCGATTTGCATCGCGTCTAAGGATGAAATAAACATAAAGGACCTTCCCAAGCTGCCGCGAATAAGCTATCAGACCGACGCCTTAATAAAAGCGGTCATTGACAAGTGGTGGCGGGAAAACTTTTCCGAACCCCCGTTAATAAGTATGGAAGTCGATAAACTAGCCACCTGTAAAGAGATGGTTATAAACGGCCTTGGCTATGCCATAATGCCAAGCATTATCGTAAAAGCCGCCAAAGACTTGCACAAGGTTATTTTAACTGATAAAGAAGGACAACCGCTATTGCGCCACGCCTGGATGCTGTACCACGAAGAATTGCTGGAGATGAATATTGTCAAAGCCTTTGTCAGTTTTGTGGAAAGCATAGATTTTAAAAAAGTCATACTTGATCAGATTAAGTAA
- the citD gene encoding citrate lyase acyl carrier protein encodes MSKLIKPAQAGTVESSDILIVLAPAEPGTGITIELVSPVIKQYGEHIRSMIVKTLNAHGIVDAHVHANDKGALDYTIEARVTAAVKRALN; translated from the coding sequence ATGAGCAAATTGATTAAGCCAGCCCAAGCCGGAACGGTGGAATCGAGCGACATCCTTATCGTGCTGGCCCCGGCCGAACCGGGAACGGGGATAACAATTGAGCTGGTCAGTCCGGTAATTAAACAGTATGGCGAACATATCAGAAGCATGATTGTCAAGACGCTTAACGCTCATGGCATAGTGGACGCGCACGTCCATGCCAACGATAAGGGCGCGCTGGACTATACAATTGAAGCCCGGGTAACGGCAGCGGTTAAACGGGCCCTTAACTAA
- a CDS encoding aldolase/citrate lyase family protein gives MERLRRSMMFMPGNNPAMLQNAGIYGADTVIFDLEDAVAVSEKDAARHLVHNAIKYLKYPCEVAVRINHIQTPYGLEDLKVVLPAKPDLIRLPKAESARDIEEVDAIITEAEQTYGFAVGSIKMMAAIETAKGLMNAYQIATASPRMVALAIGGEDFIADLRTTRSKEGRELFVARSQLLLAARAAGVMAIDSVFTDVNDEEGFVAETKLIKELGFDGKSVINPRQIRLVHQIFTPTEKEIEHAKRILAAYNEALAKGLGVVAVNGKMIDTPIVQRAERVLAYAAAVKR, from the coding sequence ATGGAAAGATTGCGTAGATCCATGATGTTTATGCCTGGCAATAACCCTGCCATGCTGCAGAATGCCGGGATTTACGGCGCCGACACGGTGATTTTTGACCTTGAGGACGCCGTGGCTGTCAGTGAGAAAGATGCAGCCCGCCATTTGGTTCACAACGCGATTAAATACTTGAAATATCCTTGCGAAGTCGCCGTGCGGATAAACCACATTCAGACCCCGTACGGCTTGGAAGACCTTAAAGTTGTTTTGCCGGCCAAACCCGACCTTATTCGTTTGCCCAAAGCCGAGTCGGCCCGCGATATTGAAGAAGTCGACGCCATTATTACGGAAGCAGAGCAGACTTACGGCTTTGCGGTTGGTTCCATCAAAATGATGGCTGCTATTGAAACGGCCAAAGGCTTGATGAATGCCTATCAAATTGCGACGGCCAGCCCCAGAATGGTTGCGCTTGCCATTGGCGGCGAAGATTTCATTGCCGATCTCCGGACAACACGTAGCAAAGAAGGCCGGGAGCTGTTCGTTGCCCGTTCCCAATTATTGCTTGCCGCCCGTGCCGCGGGAGTTATGGCCATTGACTCGGTGTTTACTGATGTAAATGACGAAGAAGGGTTTGTCGCGGAGACTAAGCTAATTAAAGAATTAGGATTTGACGGGAAATCGGTAATTAATCCCCGGCAGATCCGCCTGGTGCACCAGATTTTTACACCGACCGAAAAAGAGATTGAACACGCAAAGCGCATATTGGCGGCGTACAACGAGGCCCTGGCGAAGGGCTTAGGGGTAGTCGCCGTTAACGGCAAGATGATTGATACACCCATTGTGCAGCGGGCCGAACGTGTTCTTGCCTACGCTGCGGCTGTCAAGAGATAA
- the citF gene encoding citrate lyase subunit alpha, translating into MINAAGREIPETIKGFGKVRPYAGPFATIPEGRMAGPKIRVNKPKSEKLLKSIDQAIEASGLKDGMTISFHHHFRNGDYVLNLVVEAIARKNIKGLTLAPSSLNDINDAIIPYIEQGVITAIETSGARGKLGKLLTFGNLAKPTIIRSHGGRARAIESGELHIDVAFIGAPCCDSYGNINGVDGPSACGSMGYAMVDAAYADTVVAITDNLVPHPVYPISIPQTQVDYIVQLPSIGDPKGIASGALRISRNPRELLIAEYAAGVIEYSGYFKDGFSLQLGGGASLAAAKFIKEKMFAKGITASFGVGGVTAPFVEMLEAGLIKTLFDVQDFDIPSIQSLKNNPRHLEMSASYYANPHNGGPIVNNLDVVILSATEVDVDFNVNVITDSNGIIMGASGGHSDTAAGANLAIVVAPLLRGRLPMVLDRVNTIVTPGETVDVIVTERGIAVNPRRTDLLDNLKDSGLPIMSIHDLQRIAYDLAGEPQPVAVSDEVVAVIEYRDGTIIDVVRRPL; encoded by the coding sequence ATGATAAACGCAGCCGGTCGAGAGATTCCGGAAACAATAAAGGGATTCGGGAAAGTGCGGCCTTACGCCGGGCCTTTTGCCACTATACCCGAGGGGCGGATGGCTGGCCCCAAAATCCGGGTGAACAAACCTAAATCGGAAAAACTGCTTAAATCCATCGATCAGGCGATCGAAGCTTCGGGGTTGAAAGATGGCATGACCATATCCTTCCACCATCACTTCCGCAACGGCGACTATGTTCTCAACCTGGTGGTGGAGGCAATTGCCCGCAAAAATATAAAGGGGCTTACGCTGGCGCCCAGTTCACTTAATGATATTAATGACGCTATTATTCCGTATATCGAGCAAGGTGTCATTACCGCCATTGAAACTAGCGGCGCCCGGGGCAAGCTTGGCAAGCTGCTGACTTTCGGCAATTTGGCTAAGCCGACCATCATCCGTTCCCACGGCGGCCGGGCCAGAGCCATTGAAAGCGGTGAATTGCATATTGACGTTGCCTTTATCGGGGCGCCGTGCTGCGACAGTTACGGTAATATCAACGGCGTTGACGGACCTTCAGCCTGCGGTTCCATGGGGTACGCCATGGTTGATGCCGCTTATGCCGATACAGTGGTGGCCATAACCGATAACCTGGTGCCCCACCCGGTTTATCCCATCAGTATTCCCCAGACGCAGGTAGACTATATCGTGCAGCTCCCGAGTATCGGCGATCCCAAGGGAATAGCTTCGGGGGCGCTGCGTATCAGCCGCAATCCGCGTGAACTCTTGATTGCCGAGTATGCCGCCGGCGTTATTGAATACTCAGGGTATTTTAAAGACGGCTTTTCGTTGCAGCTGGGCGGCGGCGCTTCATTAGCGGCCGCGAAGTTTATTAAAGAGAAAATGTTTGCGAAAGGGATTACGGCCAGTTTTGGCGTTGGCGGCGTTACGGCGCCGTTTGTGGAAATGCTGGAAGCGGGACTGATCAAAACGCTGTTCGACGTCCAGGACTTTGACATCCCTTCTATACAGTCCCTCAAAAACAATCCCAGACACTTGGAGATGTCCGCGTCCTACTACGCCAATCCTCATAACGGCGGTCCGATTGTCAACAATCTCGACGTGGTCATTTTGAGCGCTACGGAAGTAGACGTTGATTTTAACGTTAACGTCATTACCGATTCCAACGGGATAATTATGGGGGCATCCGGTGGCCACTCCGATACGGCGGCCGGCGCCAACCTGGCCATCGTCGTTGCGCCGCTACTTCGGGGCCGGTTGCCGATGGTGCTTGACAGGGTAAACACTATCGTCACCCCGGGGGAAACTGTCGACGTAATTGTCACCGAGCGTGGCATCGCCGTCAACCCGCGGCGTACCGACCTGCTCGATAACCTTAAAGATTCCGGACTGCCTATCATGAGCATTCACGACTTGCAGCGGATTGCTTATGACTTGGCCGGTGAGCCCCAGCCTGTTGCTGTAAGCGATGAAGTTGTTGCCGTTATTGAATATCGCGACGGCACGATTATTGACGTCGTCCGCAGGCCGTTATAA
- a CDS encoding radical SAM protein: MFFDAFDNAEGMVFRPPSEAKSLILRVTIGCSHNACTFCSMYRDVRFRARPLDEIAAIIGKAARYYPDLRRVFLADGNALVLATDKLLAIMDMLKNAFPKLSRITIYGGPRDILRKTPEELAALRRAGLAIIYLGIESGDDVVLAKVNKGVTAAEMVAAGRKVLDAGIKLSTMVILGLGGRERTEEHALHTAEVVSAINPTMLSALTLMLHKGTPLRQAAEQGEFQPLSPYEFLVELRQMLKHITLSEPCLFRSNHVSNLLPLAGTLPQDKEQLLADIDEVLAHFQDKRTPTFNDEGPF, from the coding sequence ATGTTTTTTGACGCTTTCGATAATGCCGAAGGCATGGTCTTCCGCCCGCCCAGCGAAGCGAAAAGCCTTATTTTGCGGGTGACCATCGGTTGTTCCCACAATGCCTGCACCTTTTGCTCCATGTACCGCGATGTCCGGTTCCGCGCCCGTCCGCTCGATGAGATAGCCGCCATTATCGGCAAGGCGGCCCGTTACTACCCGGACCTCCGGCGCGTCTTTCTTGCTGACGGCAACGCCCTGGTATTGGCAACGGACAAACTGCTGGCCATCATGGACATGCTAAAAAACGCCTTCCCCAAGCTGAGCCGCATCACCATTTACGGCGGTCCCCGCGACATCCTCCGTAAGACGCCGGAGGAACTTGCCGCCCTGCGGCGCGCCGGCCTAGCCATTATTTATCTCGGTATTGAAAGTGGCGACGACGTAGTGCTGGCAAAAGTAAACAAAGGCGTTACCGCCGCTGAAATGGTTGCCGCCGGCCGTAAGGTCCTGGATGCAGGCATTAAGCTGTCTACCATGGTCATCCTCGGCCTGGGCGGCCGCGAACGGACAGAGGAGCATGCCCTCCACACCGCGGAAGTAGTCAGTGCTATAAATCCGACCATGCTCAGCGCTCTCACCCTAATGCTCCACAAAGGCACCCCGCTGCGCCAGGCCGCCGAGCAAGGCGAGTTTCAGCCCCTTTCTCCTTATGAGTTTTTGGTTGAACTGCGCCAAATGTTAAAACATATCACCCTCAGCGAACCCTGCCTATTCCGCAGCAATCATGTCTCCAACCTGTTGCCGTTGGCCGGTACGCTGCCGCAGGATAAAGAGCAGCTGCTTGCCGACATTGACGAAGTACTCGCCCACTTCCAGGATAAGCGAACTCCTACTTTCAATGATGAAGGTCCGTTCTGA
- the nadE gene encoding NAD(+) synthase has translation MLRIAMAQMEVIPGRPDINTKTMLRMINEARQKRADLVIFPEMAIPGYLLGDTWEQPSFLRDCDHYGRTIIAASEGICVLFGNVAVDWDKRGDDGRVRKYNAFFVAQNGALLGGENFPYPFRIKTLHPNYREFDDTRHFFSLRKLALELGVTAEDLLQPVTAWVNGRTLRLGCLLCEDGWSDDYFTKPIEILRQKDRLDILINISSSPFTLGKNNKRNRVFSKQAADSRIPLIYVNNVGLQNNGKTVYTFDGFSTAYNCRGEIIAYCPPFQEALHCFDLDLENGGLRQPSLAVPDDSGIDSIYQALRYGVEKFLAAIGMKRVVIGVSGGIDSAVTAALYTQVLGPDRVLLVNMPSRYNSPTTKGLAADLARNLGCLYTVVPIQQSVDHTVEQISRTPIVNMSAGGEQTLEVTPFMTENIQARDRSARVLAGLAAAFGGGFTCNANKSELTVGYSTLYGDQAGFLAALADLWKHQVYALGQYLNDEVYHQDIIPRKTFELVPSAELSAEQAVDEGKGDPLIYPYHDYLFRAFIEHWHRAAPEDILEWYQAGVLEERLGCQPGLVDRLFATPQAFIADLERWWTLFTGMAVAKRIQAPPVLAVSRRAYGFDYREAQNGPYFTARYRQLRAELLKEGC, from the coding sequence TTGCTACGAATTGCAATGGCCCAAATGGAGGTCATTCCCGGAAGACCGGACATCAATACTAAAACCATGCTACGGATGATAAACGAGGCACGTCAAAAACGGGCCGACCTGGTAATATTCCCGGAAATGGCTATTCCCGGTTACCTACTCGGCGATACCTGGGAACAGCCGTCATTCCTGCGTGACTGCGACCATTACGGACGCACAATCATAGCCGCCTCAGAGGGCATCTGCGTCCTTTTTGGCAATGTCGCCGTCGATTGGGACAAGCGGGGCGACGATGGGCGGGTCCGTAAATACAATGCTTTTTTCGTGGCGCAGAACGGCGCACTGCTCGGTGGCGAAAACTTTCCCTATCCCTTCCGCATCAAGACGTTACACCCCAATTATCGCGAGTTTGATGACACCCGCCATTTTTTCAGCCTACGCAAGCTGGCCCTGGAACTAGGTGTTACGGCTGAAGACCTTTTGCAGCCCGTGACCGCTTGGGTGAACGGGCGCACCCTGCGTCTGGGATGCCTGCTTTGCGAGGACGGCTGGAGTGACGATTATTTTACCAAACCTATTGAAATCTTGCGGCAAAAAGACCGACTGGACATACTTATTAATATTTCCAGCTCACCTTTCACACTTGGCAAAAACAACAAGCGCAACCGGGTATTCTCCAAGCAAGCTGCCGATAGCCGCATCCCCTTAATCTATGTAAACAACGTAGGCCTTCAGAACAACGGCAAGACGGTTTATACTTTCGACGGGTTCAGCACCGCCTATAATTGCCGGGGCGAAATCATTGCCTATTGTCCGCCGTTCCAAGAGGCGCTCCACTGTTTTGACCTGGACCTTGAAAACGGCGGGCTACGGCAGCCGTCACTTGCCGTACCGGACGACAGCGGCATCGACAGTATCTACCAAGCTTTACGTTATGGTGTGGAAAAATTTCTGGCCGCAATTGGCATGAAGCGAGTCGTTATCGGCGTATCCGGCGGCATCGACTCGGCCGTTACCGCCGCCCTGTACACGCAGGTGCTTGGCCCGGACCGGGTGTTGCTCGTCAACATGCCCAGCCGGTATAACTCGCCGACAACCAAAGGTTTGGCCGCTGACCTGGCCCGCAATCTGGGCTGCTTATACACCGTTGTACCCATTCAGCAGTCGGTAGACCACACGGTAGAGCAAATCAGCCGTACACCCATCGTGAATATGAGCGCCGGCGGCGAACAGACCCTGGAGGTTACGCCGTTTATGACGGAAAACATCCAGGCCCGCGACCGCTCTGCCCGCGTCCTTGCCGGCCTGGCCGCGGCGTTTGGCGGCGGGTTTACCTGCAATGCCAATAAAAGCGAACTGACGGTCGGCTATTCCACACTATACGGCGACCAAGCGGGGTTTCTCGCAGCCCTGGCCGACCTCTGGAAACACCAGGTATATGCTTTGGGTCAATACCTTAACGATGAGGTATATCACCAGGACATCATTCCCCGTAAAACCTTCGAACTTGTGCCAAGCGCCGAGCTATCAGCCGAACAAGCAGTTGACGAAGGCAAAGGCGACCCGCTTATTTACCCGTATCACGATTACCTTTTCCGCGCCTTTATTGAGCACTGGCACCGGGCCGCCCCTGAGGACATTTTGGAATGGTACCAGGCAGGCGTACTGGAAGAAAGGCTTGGCTGCCAGCCCGGTCTTGTCGACCGCCTGTTTGCGACGCCGCAAGCGTTTATCGCCGACCTGGAACGTTGGTGGACGCTGTTCACCGGTATGGCCGTAGCTAAGCGCATCCAGGCGCCGCCCGTCCTCGCCGTCAGCCGCCGCGCCTACGGCTTTGATTACCGTGAAGCCCAGAACGGACCCTATTTCACGGCCCGCTACCGCCAGCTCCGGGCAGAATTGTTGAAGGAAGGTTGTTGA
- a CDS encoding threo-3-hydroxy-L-aspartate ammonia-lyase, with protein MYEQIAAAASRLAGVAHKTPVLTSRLLDERTGNMVFLKCENFQRMGAFKFRGAYNAISCLSAAQREKGVIAYSSGNHAQAVALASKLLGVKATVIVPADAPAVKLAAAKDYGADIITYDRATVSREEVAAKLIREHGYTLIPPFDHYDVIAGQGTAAKELIEEVLSLDYLFVQVGGGGLLSGCAVAAKHLLPHCQVIGVEPALADDATRSFKSGELQSVHNPPTIADGLRTASLGKLTFPLIRQYVDDMVTVSEEEIIRTMEFLWTRLKIVVEPSGAVSLAPLMHRKFPIEGKRVGVILSGGNVDIRQAGELFATIQNA; from the coding sequence ATGTATGAACAAATTGCGGCTGCCGCCAGCCGGTTGGCCGGTGTCGCTCACAAAACCCCGGTGCTGACTTCCCGTTTGCTGGACGAACGGACAGGCAACATGGTTTTTTTAAAGTGTGAAAATTTTCAGCGTATGGGCGCGTTCAAATTTCGCGGGGCCTACAACGCTATCAGCTGTTTGTCGGCGGCGCAGCGGGAAAAAGGGGTGATTGCCTATTCGTCCGGTAACCATGCCCAGGCAGTAGCGCTGGCCAGCAAACTTCTGGGTGTGAAAGCTACCGTCATCGTGCCTGCCGACGCGCCGGCCGTAAAACTGGCGGCTGCCAAAGACTATGGCGCTGACATCATTACTTATGATCGTGCTACCGTTTCGCGCGAAGAAGTGGCCGCGAAGCTCATTCGTGAACACGGTTATACGCTTATTCCCCCGTTTGACCATTACGATGTTATTGCCGGGCAGGGTACGGCGGCCAAAGAACTCATTGAAGAAGTGTTGAGTCTGGATTACCTTTTTGTGCAGGTTGGCGGCGGGGGTTTACTTAGCGGCTGCGCCGTGGCGGCTAAACATTTGCTTCCGCACTGTCAGGTTATTGGGGTTGAGCCTGCTTTGGCTGATGATGCCACTCGGTCGTTTAAATCCGGCGAACTGCAAAGCGTGCATAATCCGCCTACCATCGCCGACGGGCTGCGGACGGCCAGTCTGGGGAAACTTACTTTCCCTCTTATCCGGCAATATGTCGACGATATGGTGACAGTGAGCGAGGAAGAAATTATTAGAACAATGGAATTTTTGTGGACGCGCCTTAAAATCGTCGTCGAGCCTTCGGGTGCCGTAAGTCTCGCGCCGTTAATGCACCGTAAATTCCCGATCGAGGGCAAGCGGGTAGGTGTCATTCTCAGCGGCGGCAATGTCGATATCCGTCAGGCGGGCGAGCTGTTTGCCACAATTCAAAACGCTTGA
- the trpD gene encoding anthranilate phosphoribosyltransferase: MLKDFLAQVVSGQNLGREEAKQAMHIIMSGQASEAQIGAFLTALRIKGETSIEVTGFAETMRKQAIRIQCSSKQVIDTCGTGGDKKGTFNISTTVAFVLAGAGLTVAKHGNRGVSSSCGSADVLTALGVNVNLPAQAVARALDEVKVGFLYAPLFHQAMKYAAKPRQDLGFRTVFNLLGPLTNPANATCQLVGVYERSLTEKVAEALVGLGVQRAMVVHSFDGMDEISTAAPTQITEVNHGAIRSYVIDPLEYGFTPASSQAYQGGSPEKNAAITLAILQGQRGPKRDIVLLNAAAALLVADMAPNLKEGLAIAAASIDSGAALAKLEELKEFSQREELLLS; this comes from the coding sequence ATGCTAAAAGATTTTCTCGCCCAGGTAGTCAGCGGCCAAAATCTTGGCCGGGAGGAAGCTAAACAGGCAATGCACATTATCATGTCCGGCCAGGCGAGTGAAGCCCAGATCGGTGCCTTTTTGACCGCTTTGCGGATCAAAGGCGAAACAAGCATTGAGGTGACCGGTTTTGCCGAAACGATGCGAAAGCAGGCCATCAGGATCCAGTGCAGCAGTAAACAAGTTATCGATACTTGTGGTACTGGGGGAGACAAGAAAGGGACTTTTAACATATCAACAACCGTTGCTTTTGTCTTGGCCGGCGCCGGTCTGACGGTTGCCAAGCACGGCAACCGCGGCGTTTCCAGCTCCTGTGGTAGTGCTGATGTGCTTACCGCTTTAGGTGTTAACGTCAATTTGCCAGCGCAAGCGGTTGCCAGAGCCCTTGATGAAGTTAAAGTTGGCTTCTTGTATGCCCCGCTGTTTCATCAGGCCATGAAATATGCCGCCAAGCCGCGCCAGGATTTAGGGTTCCGAACGGTCTTTAACCTGCTGGGACCGCTGACTAATCCGGCTAACGCTACCTGCCAGCTGGTTGGCGTCTATGAGCGGTCGCTCACGGAAAAGGTCGCCGAGGCCCTGGTTGGGCTGGGCGTACAGCGGGCAATGGTGGTGCACAGCTTTGACGGCATGGACGAAATATCAACGGCGGCGCCTACCCAGATAACGGAGGTAAACCACGGCGCGATAAGGTCATATGTCATTGACCCTCTCGAGTATGGTTTTACTCCTGCTAGTTCACAGGCGTATCAAGGAGGTTCGCCGGAAAAAAATGCGGCCATTACCCTGGCGATTCTTCAGGGTCAGCGCGGTCCGAAACGGGATATTGTCCTTCTTAATGCGGCAGCAGCTTTGCTGGTTGCCGATATGGCGCCAAACTTAAAAGAGGGCTTAGCTATTGCCGCCGCCAGCATTGACAGCGGCGCCGCCTTAGCCAAGCTGGAAGAGTTAAAAGAATTTAGTCAACGGGAGGAGTTATTATTATCATAA
- a CDS encoding phosphoribosylanthranilate isomerase, with the protein MTSLAAAQAAKEGGADLLGFVFADSRRRIELQAAQKITRTVKGIGKVGVFVNAPLAEVQAIASQCRLDFIQLHGDETPAYCRAVKHPVIKAVRIRGGFNITAIEAYDVEWVLFDSLVPGQYGGTGVAFAWHEAQPLRWQLKKRVMVAGGLTPENVGEAIRILRPDGVDVSGGVETGGNKDSEKIYRFIQTVRAAQRGGGNAENHFS; encoded by the coding sequence ATAACGTCGCTTGCGGCTGCTCAGGCCGCCAAAGAAGGCGGTGCCGATTTACTAGGGTTCGTTTTTGCTGACAGCCGGCGCCGGATTGAGCTGCAAGCAGCGCAAAAAATAACCAGGACAGTTAAGGGAATCGGAAAGGTCGGGGTATTTGTCAATGCACCGCTGGCGGAGGTGCAAGCGATTGCCAGCCAGTGCCGGTTAGATTTTATCCAGCTCCATGGTGACGAAACGCCAGCGTATTGTCGGGCGGTAAAACATCCAGTCATTAAAGCGGTAAGGATCAGGGGCGGCTTTAACATTACCGCTATAGAGGCTTATGACGTTGAGTGGGTGCTGTTCGACAGTTTGGTTCCGGGCCAGTACGGCGGAACGGGAGTGGCTTTTGCCTGGCACGAGGCACAACCTCTACGCTGGCAGCTGAAAAAGCGCGTGATGGTGGCTGGCGGCCTTACGCCGGAAAATGTAGGGGAAGCCATTCGCATACTGAGGCCGGACGGTGTTGATGTATCCGGTGGGGTTGAAACAGGCGGAAACAAGGATAGCGAAAAAATTTACCGGTTTATTCAAACCGTCCGGGCGGCGCAAAGGGGTGGAGGCAATGCTGAAAACCATTTTAGCTAA
- the trpC gene encoding indole-3-glycerol phosphate synthase TrpC yields MLKTILAKKYQEVKTAKQRRPLPSLIQDIKPGSFALRKAIKQSEWSLIAECKLASPATGRLCTRYSVPELAQIYTAHGATGLSVLTDSHFGGTLANIQAVRAVTELPILRKDFIVDAYQIYEARAVGADAVLLIAGILSDSELKEFMAVAHGLGMDCLVEVHNAVELNRVQQTPALLVGINNRNLKTFTVDLTTTFSLLPHCDKHRIIISESGVKTGEDALRLKAAGVRGTLVGEGLVTAENIAGKTRELALVNTKNGGEYHAG; encoded by the coding sequence ATGCTGAAAACCATTTTAGCTAAAAAATATCAGGAAGTAAAAACGGCTAAACAAAGACGGCCGTTACCAAGCTTGATTCAGGATATAAAACCGGGCAGTTTCGCTTTGCGCAAAGCTATAAAACAGTCTGAGTGGTCGCTTATTGCCGAATGTAAATTAGCGTCGCCGGCAACGGGACGGTTATGTACCCGATATTCCGTACCCGAACTTGCCCAAATCTATACCGCTCATGGCGCAACTGGGCTCTCAGTACTTACGGACAGTCATTTCGGCGGCACTTTAGCGAATATACAAGCGGTGCGGGCTGTCACGGAGCTGCCAATTCTCCGCAAGGATTTCATCGTTGACGCGTACCAGATTTATGAAGCCAGGGCCGTCGGGGCCGATGCCGTGCTATTAATTGCCGGGATTCTATCAGATAGCGAGCTCAAGGAGTTTATGGCGGTGGCGCATGGGCTCGGCATGGATTGTCTGGTAGAAGTGCATAACGCGGTTGAACTAAACCGGGTCCAGCAGACGCCGGCGTTGTTAGTAGGCATTAATAATCGCAATCTGAAAACCTTTACCGTTGACCTTACGACGACCTTTTCCCTTTTGCCCCATTGTGACAAGCACCGGATCATTATCAGTGAAAGCGGCGTGAAGACAGGAGAAGACGCCTTACGCCTAAAAGCGGCCGGAGTCCGGGGCACATTGGTCGGCGAAGGGTTGGTCACAGCGGAGAATATTGCCGGGAAAACACGCGAGTTAGCGTTAGTAAATACCAAGAATGGAGGAGAATATCATGCCGGATAA